The window taggtAGCTCATACATGAGTGCTCTGGAGTTGGGAGGTCTTTTAGGCAGCCTGGCAGCAGGGTATCTCTCTGACAAAGCTGTGGCCAAAGTGAGTTGACTGTCAAGTCTTTTGGATGTTCCATTGGATCTGATCTGATTGGATTTGATCTATTGGATGTTCTAAAGTCTAAACAGTGTTTGAATTTTCCTTAATTTTCTCAGTCTTTCTTGCCAATTTTTTGAAATGTGTTATGGCCATAAACCCCTGATATTTTGTGGAAAACAAGAACCGTTTTGGTTTTgagcattacattttttttggctttattGTGCATTTGATTAAATATACCAGTAGGTTGAACCTTGCAAATCATGTAACATTCTGTTTTTGTTGATGTTTAACACAACATCCCAATTTCACTGGAATTCCGGTTGTACAAAATATTAGCAGTCCAACAAGGTGCACTTTAGGTCAATTGAAGGCTAATTTTGCCATTACTGTGAGTGTTAGGTTAATaactataaaaataatgaaaacatataaaacatttttctgaaCAAAGTTGAGGAATAATCAGTAGcttatgctttttttccaaaccTGCCACCACCCTTGATTTGCCAACAAAGTAGTAAAACCACACATCCTTGACCACAGCTCTCTTCTCTGTACAGCAAGGCTTGAAAATCTATGGCAATCCTCGCCACTTTGTCCTGATCGCCATGATGGCAGGAATGTCCCTATCTATGTATCTGTTTAGAGTCACCGTTTCGCCAGACAGCCCAAAGGTAATTGATGATGCGACATAAAGGTATGTATTGGGTATACTTCAACAGAATTAATGCCTGCTGTGTACACGTGAAGGTTTGGATACTTTGTCTAGGTGCAGCATTCGGATTCTGTTCCTATGGGCCCATTTCCCTGTTTGGCGTTATAGCCAATGAAAGCGCTCCGTCCAACTACTGTGGGACATCGCATGCAATTGTGGCCCTAATGGCTAATAGTAAGTGGAATGCGATTTATGTTGAGTACTTCATATTCTAGATAGTTTCTGCTCGAGGTCAATCTCAACCAACGATGGGCATTAGGCCGGATATACACTCTTATTCCGCATGGCTGAATGTTTTCCCTAAAAAGCGGGtgatagaaatatattttttctctcagTTGGTGGATTTCTCTCTGGGCTTCCATTTAGCACCATTGCCAAACATCATGGCTGGGAAACGGCCTTCTGGGTTGCAGAGATTTTCTGTGGGGTCACTACCGCCTGCTTCTTCCTGCTACGCAACATTTGCTCTAAAATGGGCCACGTGTCCAAAAAGTCCAAgtgatacatttttatttcccaCGAGAAAAATGaatcccgatttttttttttccccctgaaacATTTtgtactcatctcattttatgcaTATAACATGAAGATCTGAATAGTTTCAACATCTGATCCCCAAAAACCTTCACAATCCCTTAAAATACTTCATCAAAAGTATTTTAACGAGAATGAAAACATTGCAGTGACGTTCCTAAAGCCAAAGACAATTGTTTTATACTAGTTGTTCTCACCTAATTTTTCCTTAAACCATCCCATTTATGAAATCCATTATCTAACAGGCagttttttaaagtaatatttTGGCTACATTTACAGTTACTTTTGAGATTCTATAAGGTATGGGCTCTACCAGAGAAATGTCTCCTTAAGCAGCTAAGTATTATGCCTTCACCTTCTGGGGttggattgtgttttgttttgcttagtttaaaacaaaaatacctgAACAAATATTTCAGTGTTCTTATGAGCTACGTTGTACACAGAcacttgaaatattatttgaatttaatAGTATTTACACAACAAAATGTATGTACAGTATAGTCATTGTACTCTCAATGGgacaaaacattttataaatCAACAAAAGAAAACTTCTAACAATGTTGTTTGGTGGTTTTCCTTCATCACGACCCAGCTCCAAAGTTACCAGCCTTCTCTGCAATCTCCAGTGCACTTTTTAAGTTTTGGTCAAAAAGTTCACACCTGAAAATAGAAAATCCAAACCTCAGAATACCGATGACATTGGACAAGTGGTAGTGTGAATGATAATTTCCAGATTTCGtatgggcaaaatgttaaaGGTGTACCTGATAGGCATTTCCAGAGAGTAAAATGGATTCTTTAGTGCAAAGTCTGCATAGATCTCATATATTTTCCTGAGAAGAGCATCAATGCCAGTTTGTCGTGGGTCTGCCAGCACAATGAATTTTATTCCTGTAAGAGTCTGGAAACAGTGAAGCTTGAACACGTCTGTTTCCAGCATCTCTATTCCTGAACTTCCAACCTCCGGAGACAGCTGTGATCCGATAGCAAACAACCTACGTAGATAAAAAGAGATTATTGAGGAGGAAACTTTGGGAAAATATTTAGAAATGATGAGGGTTACTTACGAATGGAACATAGAAGCCAGCATCAGTTTTTCATTGGAACTGAGTCGTGCTCGTCCAAATCGAATTGATACTGGATAATTGGAAGAATCTTTCAAGTATTCCAGAATGTCTTTCCCATCGGCTGTACTTTTTCCCACTACGTCAATCCCATTGATGGACAGCACTGCATGGCCCactgaaaataaataagattACACCTTGACAGCTACTGAGACAAATTcacaatactttttttcttagtgtgaTAACTATTTCCCACGTTTGAATGAAATATGGATCGGGATATTCTAGGACGGACATTTCATTTTAACTAAGAATATTGGACAATATTTGTAGTCACTCACTTTGCGCTAACGTGCATGCTAGTTCATGCTAATGTATGAGGCTCTACCTTTGATTCCGTCCCTCTGGCCAAACGAGACCACCACCTTCTCGTCGTGGTGCTTGAGGACCAAATCTAAAGGGTAACTAAACGTCTTTTCAGTTTCTGCTCTCGGTACATAGTTGTCATACTGGTAAATTAAACCCCCCGCC of the Stigmatopora argus isolate UIUO_Sarg chromosome 10, RoL_Sarg_1.0, whole genome shotgun sequence genome contains:
- the trappc4 gene encoding trafficking protein particle complex subunit 4 gives rise to the protein MVIFSVYVVNKAGGLIYQYDNYVPRAETEKTFSYPLDLVLKHHDEKVVVSFGQRDGIKVGHAVLSINGIDVVGKSTADGKDILEYLKDSSNYPVSIRFGRARLSSNEKLMLASMFHSLFAIGSQLSPEVGSSGIEMLETDVFKLHCFQTLTGIKFIVLADPRQTGIDALLRKIYEIYADFALKNPFYSLEMPIRCELFDQNLKSALEIAEKAGNFGAGS